The following coding sequences are from one Primulina eburnea isolate SZY01 chromosome 15, ASM2296580v1, whole genome shotgun sequence window:
- the LOC140814056 gene encoding chlorophyll a-b binding protein 8, chloroplastic-like — translation MATQALVSSSSICASADAARQIFGGRSIQSSRKVSFVVKAEASPPVKQGANRQLWFASKQSLSYLDGSLPGDYGFDPLGLSDPEGTGGFIEPRWLAYGEIINGRFAMLGAVGAIAPEILGKAGLIPPETALPWFRTGVIPPAGTYNYWADNYTLFVFEMALMGFAEHRRFQDWYNPGSMGKQYFLGLEKGFCGSGEPAYPGGPFFNPLGLGKDEKSLKDLKLKEVKNGRLAMLAILGYFIQALVTGDGPYENLLAHLSDPVHNNVLTSLKFH, via the exons ATGGCAACACAGGCGTTGGTCTCTTCATCATCAATCTGCGCTTCCGCAGACGCCGCCAGGCAGATTTTTGGAGGAAGGTCGATCCAATCATCAAGAAAAGTCTCATTTGTTGTCAAGGCAGAGGCTAGTCCTCCTGTCAAG CAAGGAGCAAACAGGCAACTATGGTTTGCATCCAAGCAGAGTCTGTCCTACTTGGATGGAAG TCTCCCCGGTGACTACGGATTCGACCCATTGGGGCTGTCAGACCCAGAAGGCACTGGAGGATTCATCGAGCCCAGATGGCTAGCCTACGGAGAAATCATCAATGGGCGTTTCGCAATGCTAGGGGCAGTGGGTGCCATAGCACCGGAAATACTAGGGAAAGCCGGCCTGATTCCACCAGAAACAGCTCTCCCCTGGTTCAGAACTGGAGTCATCCCCCCGGCCGGAACATACAACTACTGGGCTGATAACTACACACTATTCGTTTTCGAAATGGCGCTGATGGGATTTGCTGAGCACCGGAGATTCCAGGACTGGTACAATCCAGGTTCCATGGGGAAGCAGTACTTTTTGGGCCTGGAAAAGGGATTCTGCGGGTCGGGTGAACCAGCCTACCCTGGCGGCCCCTTTTTCAACCCGCTTGGATTGGGGAAAGATGAGAAATCTTTGAAGGATCTGAAGTTGAAGGAAGTAAAGAATGGAAGATTGGCTATGTTGGCTATTTTGGGTTACTTTATCCAGGCCCTTGTGACTGGTGACGGCCCATATGAGAACTTGCTGGCTCACTTGTCGGATCCTGTGCACAACAATGTGCTAACCAGCCTCAAATTTCACTAA